A single genomic interval of Seriola aureovittata isolate HTS-2021-v1 ecotype China chromosome 10, ASM2101889v1, whole genome shotgun sequence harbors:
- the LOC130175936 gene encoding 5-hydroxyisourate hydrolase-like isoform X3, which yields MYTETMAAAESSPLTTHVLNAGDGVPAAKMAVSLHRLDTKLMIWNMLTVGTTNEDGRCPGLISRGAFTPGMYKLRFETGSYWESRGQTSFYPYVEVVFTISDPEQRFHLPLLMSRFSYSTYRGS from the exons atgTACACGGAG accatggcagcagcagagtccaGCCCTCTGACCACTCACGTGCTGAACGCCGGTGATGGCGTCCCAGCAGCCAAGATGGCCGTCAGCCTGCATCGACTCGACACCAAGCTGATGATATGGAACATGCTGACTGTTGG GACAACAAACGAAGATGGGCGCTGCCCAGGACTCATCAGCCGAGGAGCCTTCACCCCCGGCATGTACAAGCTGCGCTTTGAGACCGGTTCATACTGGGAGAGTCGGGGTCAGACCTCCTTCTACCCCTATGTAGAG gtcGTGTTCACCATCAGTGACCCGGAGCAGAGGTTCCACCTCCCTCTGCTTATGAGTCGGTTCTCCTACAGCACCTACCGAGGAAGCTGA
- the LOC130175936 gene encoding 5-hydroxyisourate hydrolase-like isoform X2 codes for MYTEQTMAAAESSPLTTHVLNAGDGVPAAKMAVSLHRLDTKLMIWNMLTVGTTNEDGRCPGLISRGAFTPGMYKLRFETGSYWESRGQTSFYPYVEVVFTISDPEQRFHLPLLMSRFSYSTYRGS; via the exons atgTACACGGAG cagaccatggcagcagcagagtccaGCCCTCTGACCACTCACGTGCTGAACGCCGGTGATGGCGTCCCAGCAGCCAAGATGGCCGTCAGCCTGCATCGACTCGACACCAAGCTGATGATATGGAACATGCTGACTGTTGG GACAACAAACGAAGATGGGCGCTGCCCAGGACTCATCAGCCGAGGAGCCTTCACCCCCGGCATGTACAAGCTGCGCTTTGAGACCGGTTCATACTGGGAGAGTCGGGGTCAGACCTCCTTCTACCCCTATGTAGAG gtcGTGTTCACCATCAGTGACCCGGAGCAGAGGTTCCACCTCCCTCTGCTTATGAGTCGGTTCTCCTACAGCACCTACCGAGGAAGCTGA
- the LOC130175936 gene encoding 5-hydroxyisourate hydrolase-like isoform X1, which translates to MFSTRININQTMAAAESSPLTTHVLNAGDGVPAAKMAVSLHRLDTKLMIWNMLTVGTTNEDGRCPGLISRGAFTPGMYKLRFETGSYWESRGQTSFYPYVEVVFTISDPEQRFHLPLLMSRFSYSTYRGS; encoded by the exons atgttttcaacCAGGATCAATATCAAT cagaccatggcagcagcagagtccaGCCCTCTGACCACTCACGTGCTGAACGCCGGTGATGGCGTCCCAGCAGCCAAGATGGCCGTCAGCCTGCATCGACTCGACACCAAGCTGATGATATGGAACATGCTGACTGTTGG GACAACAAACGAAGATGGGCGCTGCCCAGGACTCATCAGCCGAGGAGCCTTCACCCCCGGCATGTACAAGCTGCGCTTTGAGACCGGTTCATACTGGGAGAGTCGGGGTCAGACCTCCTTCTACCCCTATGTAGAG gtcGTGTTCACCATCAGTGACCCGGAGCAGAGGTTCCACCTCCCTCTGCTTATGAGTCGGTTCTCCTACAGCACCTACCGAGGAAGCTGA
- the afg3l1 gene encoding AFG3-like protein 1 — MSQLLRLLSAAALPLCRAGGARARLSAVTARRFFSAGYLSSAAPNVCRTPANFLLCRRFQPTQRRLYSAEPKDGGGGGGGRSGGGKRGGAGGGKDWWSRMQKGDFPWDEKDFRYMAITVAGVGSALLYFYFRDNGREISWKDFVHRYLGRGLVDRLEVINKQYVRVILMPGADADASYVWFNIGSVDTFERNLETAHMELGLEPSHRATVVYSTESDGSFLMSMLPTLLLIGFLLFTLRRGPMGGGAGGGRGGPFSMGESTAKMMKDSIDVKFKDVAGCEEAKVEILEFVNFLKNPQQYQDLGAKIPKGAVLSGPPGTGKTLLAKATAGEANVPFITVNGSEFLEMFVGVGPARVRDMFTLARKNAPCILFIDEIDAVGRKRGGGNFGGQSEQENTLNQLLVEMDGFNTATNVVVLAGTNRPDILDPALMRPGRFDRQIYIGPPDIKGRASIFKVHLRPIKLDPNLDKDALARKMAAATPGFTGADIANVCNEAALIAARHLDPSVNGKHFEHAIDRVIGGLEKKTQVLQPTEKKTVAYHEAGHAIVGWFLQHADPLLKVSIIPRGKGLGYAQYLPREQYLYSREQLFDRMCMMLGGRVAEQVFFDRITTGAQDDLKKVTQSAYAQVVQFGMSDKVGQVSFDLPRQGEMVMEKPYSEATAELIDGEVRGLVDRAYERTLQLIREKKELVEMVGKRLLEKEVLDKADMLELLGPRPFEEKSTYEEFVEGTGSFEEDTSLPEGLRDWNQERGAEAEEAAPAQDKQQAV; from the exons ATGTCTCAGCTGCTGAGGCTTCTCTCGGCGGCCGCGCTGCCTCTCTGTCGGGCTGGAGGAGCCCGGGCACGGCTCTCCGCGGTGACGGCAAGACGGTTCTTCTCAGCCGGATACCTGAGCTCCGCCGCCCCG AACGTCTGTCGGACTCCGGCTAACTTCCTGTTGTGTCGCAGATTCCAGCCGACTCAGCGGCGACTGTACTCCGCTGAACCCAAAG atggaggaggaggaggaggaggaagatcaggaggagggaagagaggaggagcaggtggaggaaaAGACTGGTGGAGCCGAATGCAGAAG gGCGACTTCCCCTGGGACGAGAAGGATTTCCGTTACATGGCGATCACCGTGGCCGGAGTCGGTTCAGCTCTGCTCTATTTCTACTTCAGAGACAACGGCAGAGAGATCAGCTGGAAGGACTTCGTCCACCGATACCTGGGCAGAGGCTTG GTGGATCGGCTGGAGGTCATCAACAAACAATACGTCAGAGTCATCCTGATGCCGGGAGCCGACGCTGATGCG AGCTACGTCTGGTTCAACATCGGCAGCGTGGACACGTTCGAGAGGAACCTGGAGACGGCGCACATGGAGCTCGGCCTGGAGCCGTCGCACCGAGCCACCGTCGTCTACAGCACCGAGAGCGACGG CTCTTTTCTGATGAGCATGCTCCCCActctgctgctgattggctTCCTGCTCTTCACCCTGCGGCGAGGACCGATGGGAGGAGGAGCCGGCGGCGGGAGGGGCGGGCCCTTCAGCATGGGCGAGTCCACGGCCAAAATGATGAAGGACAGCATCGACGTGAAGTTCAAGGACGTGGCCGGCTGCGAGGAGGCCAAAGTGGAGATCCTGGAGTTCGTCAACTTCCTGAAGAACCCACAGCAGTACCAGGACCTCGGAGCCAAGATCCCCAAG GGTGCCGTGCTGTCCGGTCCTCCTGGGACGGGGAAGACTCTGCTGGCCAAAGCCACAGCCGGAGAGGCCAACGTCCCCTTCATCACCGTCAACGGCTCCGAGTTCCTGGAGATGTTTGTGGGCGTGGGTCCGGCCCGG GTGAGGGACATGTTTACCTTGGCGAGGAAGAACGCCCCCTGCATCCTCTTCATCGATGAGATCGACGCCgtggggaggaagaggggaggggggaacTTCGGAGGTCAGAGCGAGCAGGAGAACACGCTGaaccagctgctggtggagATGGACG gtttcaACACGGCCACTAACGTGGTCGTCCTGGCCGGAACCAACAGACCCGACATCCTGGATCCTGCTCTGATGAGACCGGGACGCTTCGACAGACAGATCTACATAG GTCCTCCGGACATCAAGGGGAGGGCGTCCATCTTTAAAGTCCACCTCCGACCAATCAAACTGGACCCCAACCTGGACAAAGACGCTCTCGCCAGGAAGATGGCCGCAGCTACACCTGGATTCACGG GAGCCGACATCGCCAACGTCTGCAACGAGGCGGCTCTGATCGCCGCCAGACACCTGGACCCGTCCGTCAACGGCAAACACTTCGAGCACGCCATCGACCGTGTCATCGGAGGTCTGGAGAAGAAGACTCAGGTCCTGCAGCCCACAGAGAAGAAGACTGTAGCGTATCACGAGGCCGGTCACGCCATCGTGGGCTGGTTCCTGCAGCACGCCGACCCCCTGCTGAAG gtgtcGATCATCCCGCGGGGGAAGGGTCTGGGTTACGCTCAGTACCTGCCCAGAGAGCAGTACCTGTACAGCCGGGAGCAGCTGTTCGACAGGATGTGTATGATGCTGGGGGGCCGCGTGGCCGAGCAGGTCTTCTTCGACCGGATCACCACCGGCGCTCAGGATGACCTGAAGAAGGTCACGCAGTCGGCGTACGCTCAG GTGGTGCAGTTTGGGATGAGCGACAAGGTGGGGCAGGTGTCGTTCGATCTGCCCCGGCAGGGCGAGATGGTGATGGAGAAGCCGTACAGCGAGGCGACGGCGGAGCTGATCGACGGCGAGGTCAGAGGGCTGGTGGACCGAGCGTACGAGCGCACGCTGCAGCTCATCAGGGAGAAGAaggagctggtggagatg GTGGGGAAGCGCCTCCTGGAGAAGGAGGTCCTGGACAAGGCGGACATGTTGGAGCTGCTGGGCCCGCGGCCGTTCGAGGAGAAGTCGACGTACGAGGAGTTCGTGGAGGGGACTGGGAGTTTCGAGGAGGACACCAGTTTGCCGGAGGGCCTCCGAGACTGGAACCAGGAGAGGGGGGCGGAGGCCGAGGAGGCGGCGCCGGCTCAAGACAAACAGCAGGCTGTGTAG